In Fundulus heteroclitus isolate FHET01 chromosome 8, MU-UCD_Fhet_4.1, whole genome shotgun sequence, a genomic segment contains:
- the tor1 gene encoding torsin-1A: MRPRKRDVLLLWLLVCSGVAEALEPISTTIAVGMAAALLARYHYIFYYFRECCRPEWISFNRTRLKTDLDSKLFGQHIASRIILKAVTGFMSNDNPKKPLVLSLHGWTGTGKNFVSKLIADSIYTKGMHSGFVHLLTSTLHFPHAEHIATYKSQLQQWVRGKVINCERSMFIFDEMDKMHPGLIDSIKPYLDYYDKLDGVSYRKSIFIFLSNAGGEDIIQTALEFWKEGRKREEIELKDLEKALSLSVFNNNNNGFFRSSLIDKSLVDSFVPFLPLEYRHLVQCAIAEMKARNMKPNRKVAENVARDLVYFPKSERVFSVKGCKSIESKLDFYS, translated from the exons ATGCGGCCGAGGAAGAGGGACGTGCTGCTCCTCTGGTTGCTTGTGTGCTCCGGCGTGGCGGAGGCGCTGGAGCCCATCAGCACCACCATCGCGGTGGGGATGGCAGCGGCTCTCCTGGCCAGATACCATTACATTTTCTACTACTTCCGCGAGTGCTGCCGACCTGAATGGATCTCCTTCAACAGGACAA GGCTCAAGACCGACCTGGACAGCAAGCTCTTCGGGCAGCACATCGCGTCCCGCATCATTTTAAAAGCCGTGACCGGGTTCATGAGCAACGACAACCCCAAGAAGCCCCTGGTGCTCTCCCTGCACGGATGGACCGGCACCGGGAAGAACTTTGTGAGCAAGCTAATCGCCGATAGCATTTACACCAAGGGAATGCACAGCGGCTTTGTCCACTTGTTAACGTCCACGCTTCACTTCCCGCATGCGGAGCACATCGCCACCTACAAG TCTCAGTTACAGCAGTGGGTCAGAGGCAAAGTGATCAACTGTGAGCGCTCCATGTTCATCTTTGATGAGATGGACAAGATGCACCCGGGCTTGATTGACAGCATCAAGCCGTACCTTGACTACTATGACAAGCTGGATGGCGTTTCTTATCGGAAGTCAATCTTCATCTTCCTCAG CAACGCAGGAGGAGAAGACATCATCCAGACGGCCCTGGAGTTCTGGAAAGAAGGGCGAAAACGAGAAGAGATTGAGCTCAAAGACCTGGAGAAGGCCCTCTCCCTGTCTgtcttcaacaacaacaaca ACGGCTTCTTTCGTTCGAGCTTGATCGACAAGAGCCTGGTGGATTCATTCGTTCCCTTCCTGCCTCTGGAGTACAGACACTTGGTGCAGTGCGCCATTGCTGAGATGAAAGCCAGGAACATGAAACCGAACCGCAAGGTGGCGGAAAACGTTGCCAGAGACTTGGTCTACTTCCCCAAATCCGAGAGGGTGTTCTCCGTCAAAGGCTGCAAGTCGATAGAGAGCAAACTGGACTTCTACTCATAA
- the LOC105932294 gene encoding ribosome biogenesis protein NSA2 homolog, with amino-acid sequence MPQNEHIELHRKRHGYRLDHHERKRKKESREAHERSHKARKMIGLKAKLYHKQRHAEKIQMKKTIKMHEQRKTKQKDDDKTPEGAVPAYLLDREGQSRAKVLSNMIKQKRKEKAGKWEVPLPKVRAQGETEVLKVIRTGKRQKKAWKRMVTKVCFVGDGFTRKPPKYERFIRPMGLRFKKAHVTHPELKATFCLPILGVKKNPSSPLYTSLGVITKGTVIEVNVSELGLVTQGGKVIWGKYAQVTNNPENDGCINAVLLV; translated from the exons ATG cctCAGAACGAGCACATCGAGTTGCACCGCAAGCGGCATGGCTACCGCTTGGACCACCACGAGAGGAAGCGGAAGAAGGAGAGCCGAGAGGCCCACGAGCGCTCCCACAAAGCCAGGAAGATGATTGGTTTGAAGGCCAAGCTGTACCACAAACAGAGACATGCAGAGAAGATCCAGATGAAGAAGAC AATCAAAATGCACGAACAGAGGAAGACCAAGCAGAAGGATGATGACAAGACCCCCGAAGGAGCAGTCCCGGCCTACCTGTTGGACAGAGAGGGCCAGTCTCGCGCAAAGGTCCTTTCCAACATGATCAAAcagaagaggaaagaaaaggct GGCAAATGGGAGGTGCCCCTGCCAAAGGTTCGCGCTCAAGGAGAGACGGAAGTGCTTAAAGTCATCCGAACaggaaagagacaaaagaaAGCCTGGAAGAGGATGGTGACCAAAGTTTGCTTCGTTGGGGACGGTTTCACAAGAAAACCTCCAAAGTACGAGCGTTTCATCAGACCCATG GGTCTGCGCTTTAAGAAGGCTCACGTCACACATCCAGAACTGAAGGCGACGTTCTGCCTTCCCATCCTGGGGGTGAAGAAGAACCCTTCGTCACCACTCTACACCTCTCTGGGAGTCATCACTAAGGGGACAGTGATAGAGGTCAATGTCAGCGAGCTGGGCCTGGTCACACAAGGTGGAAAGGTCATCTGGG GTAAATACGCTCAGGTGACAAATAACCCAGAGAACGACGGCTGTATTAACGCAGTTCTGCTGGTATAA
- the LOC118563951 gene encoding ribosome-releasing factor 2, mitochondrial-like isoform X2 has translation MPVGAFQALNGIAWGKCLLRAGSQRCRCGLSWTLRRYHHGALPDDIKSLRAVLNPDISKIRNIGIMAHIDAGKTTTTERMLYYSGYTRALGDVDDGDTVTDFMAQERERGITIQSAAVTFDWKTHRINLIDTPGHVDFTLEVERALRVLDGAVAVFDASAGVEAQTLTVWRQAEKHHIPCVCFLNKMDKPAADLSFSIESIRLKLKANPVLLQIPIGSGKNFTGVVDLLTNQKLTWELTSTRDDGRTFEVRSLGQCEDRELLQAASEARTALIEQVADLDDQFAELVLTDFSDNFDAVPADKLQEAVRRVTLARKGVPVLCGSSLKNKGVQPLLDAITAYLPAPNERHHDLVRWYKDDLCALAFKVLHDKQRGPLVFLRIYSGTLKPQTAVHNINRNSTERMSRLLVPFADQHVEIPSMSAGNIALTVGLKQTVTGDTIVSSRASAAAAARRAQNDSGTGKKRGEHADIVLSGVEVPDPVFFCTVEPPTMAKQADLENALKCLQREDPSLKVRADPDSGQTILCGMGELHIEIIHDRIRREYGIETHLGPLQVAYRETVLQEVSTADTLDRTMGDRRHVASVSLTVRPADMSCDVAFTKELKEQIQPEMREAVENGVQSSYLQGPLLGYPVQGVSTLIHGISVEPGTSPAMVSACVSRCMLKALRLAGGQVLEPVMSLEVTVGEEHLGSVLGDLAQRRGTVRDIQSRHDNKVLLATVPLAEMMGYSTVLRTVTSGNATFSMELDAYQAMNPQAQSALLRRMSGGM, from the exons ATGCCTGTCGGAGCCTTTCAGGCGCTCAACGGGATCGCATGG GGAAAATGTTTATTAAGAGCCGGATCACAGCGCTGCAGATGTGGTCTGAGCTGGACTCTAAGAAGATATCATCACGGTGCTCTACCAg ATGACATCAAATCACTGCGGGCTGTGCTCAACCCTGACATTTCCAA GATCCGAAACATCGGCATCATGGCTCACATCGACGCAGGAAAAACAACCACAACAGAGAGGATGTTGTATTATTCCGGCTATACGAGGGCATTAGGAG ATGTGGATGACGGGGACACAGTCACAGATTTCATGGCTCAAGAGAGGGAGCGCGGCATCACCATACAGTCGGCAGCTGTCACGTTCGACTGGAAAACCCATCGCATCAACCTGATAGACACGCCAG GACACGTTGACTTCACCCTGGAGGTGGAGCGGGCGCTTCGTGTTCTCGACGGGGCCGTCGCCGTGTTTGACGCGTCTGCTGGCGTCGAG GCCCAGACTCTGACCGTGTGGAGGCAGGCGGAGAAGCACCACATCCCCTGCGTTTGTTTCCTGAACAAGATGGACAAACCTGCTGCGGA CCTGAGTTTCTCAATTGAGAGCATACGACTGAAACTGAAAGCCAATCCAGTCCTCCTGCAG ATACCCATTGGTAGCGGTAAGAACTTCACGGGTGTGGTTGACTTgttaaccaatcagaagctCACATGGGAGCTGACGTCGACACGAGACGACGGACGAACATTTGAAGTCAGATCTCTCGGCCAGTGTGAAGACCGAGAACTCCTGCAAGCCGCCAGCGAGGCCAGGACAGCGCTTATCGAGCAG GTGGCTGATCTGGACGACCAGTTTGCTGAGCTGGTGCTGACAGATTTTAGTGACAATTTTGATGCTGTTCCCGCAGACAAA CTACAGGAAGCTGTGCGCCGAGTGACCCtggccaggaaaggagtcccGGTGCTCTGCGGGAGCTCTCTGAAAAACAAAGGCGTTCAGCCTCTCTTAGATGCCATCACCGCTTACCTGCCCGCTCCCAACGAACGGCACCATGACCTGGT GCGGTGGTACAAGGACGACTTGTGTGCCTTGGCCTTTAAGGTTCTCCATGACAAGCAGCGCGGCCCCCTGGTCTTCCTCAGGATCTACTCTGGAACACTGAAACCCCAGACAGCCGTCCACAACATTAACCGGAACAGCAC ggagAGGATGAGCAGGCTGCTGGTGCCGTTCGCTGATCAGCACGTGGAAATCCCCTCAATGAGCGCGGGGAACATCGCCCTGACTGTGGGACTGAAGCAG ACGGTCACAGGAGACACCATCGTTTCCTCCAGAGCGtcagcagccgctgctgctcgCCGAGCCCAGAACgacagcgggacggggaagaagcgcGGAGAACACGCCGACATCGTCCTCTCTGGAGTAGAAGTCCCCGATCCCGTCTTCTTCTGCACCGTAGAACCCCCGACCATGGCCAAACAGGCAG ATCTGGAGAATGCCCTGAAATGCCTGCAGAGAGAAGACCCCAGCCTGAAAGTCAGAGCTGACCCGGATTCTGGTCAG ACCATCCTGTGTGGGATGGGGGAGCTGCACATCGAGATCATCCACGATCGAATCAGACGAGAGTACGGCATCGAGACTCACCTTGGACCGCTGCAGGTGGCCTACAGAGAAACCGTTCTCCAGGAGGTCTCGACTGCAG ACACACTGGACCGAACCATGGGGGACAGAAGGCACGTCGCGTCAGTGAGTCTGACCGTCAGACCAGCGGACATGTCGTGTGACGTCGCGTTTACAAAAGAATTAAAAGAGCAGATCCAGCCGGAGATGAGAGAGGCCGTGGAGAATGGAGTACAGAGCTCATATCTGCAAG GCCCGCTGCTGGGTTACCCCGTGCAGGGCGTGTCCACTCTGATCCACGGCATTTCCGTGGAACCGGGGACGTCGCCGGCCATGGTGTCCGCCTGCGTGTCCCGCTGCATGCTGAAG GCCCTGAGGCTGGCGGGGGGACAGGTCCTGGAGCCGGTCATGTCCCTGGAGGTGACCGTCGGCGAGGAGCACCTCGGCTCCGTGCTGGGGGACCTGGCCCAAAGACGGGGGACCGTCAGGGACATCCAGAGTCGTCATGACAACAAGGTGCTGCTGGCAACCGTGCCCCTGGCTGAAATGATG GGCTACTCCACGGTGCTGCGAACTGTGACCTCTGGGAACGCCACTTTTTCAATGGAGCTGGACGCCTACCAAGCCATGAACCCCCAGGCCCAGAGTGCACTTCTCAGGAGAATGTCCGGTGGGATGTGA
- the LOC118563951 gene encoding ribosome-releasing factor 2, mitochondrial-like isoform X1, producing the protein MPVGAFQALNGIAWCRPQGKCLLRAGSQRCRCGLSWTLRRYHHGALPDDIKSLRAVLNPDISKIRNIGIMAHIDAGKTTTTERMLYYSGYTRALGDVDDGDTVTDFMAQERERGITIQSAAVTFDWKTHRINLIDTPGHVDFTLEVERALRVLDGAVAVFDASAGVEAQTLTVWRQAEKHHIPCVCFLNKMDKPAADLSFSIESIRLKLKANPVLLQIPIGSGKNFTGVVDLLTNQKLTWELTSTRDDGRTFEVRSLGQCEDRELLQAASEARTALIEQVADLDDQFAELVLTDFSDNFDAVPADKLQEAVRRVTLARKGVPVLCGSSLKNKGVQPLLDAITAYLPAPNERHHDLVRWYKDDLCALAFKVLHDKQRGPLVFLRIYSGTLKPQTAVHNINRNSTERMSRLLVPFADQHVEIPSMSAGNIALTVGLKQTVTGDTIVSSRASAAAAARRAQNDSGTGKKRGEHADIVLSGVEVPDPVFFCTVEPPTMAKQADLENALKCLQREDPSLKVRADPDSGQTILCGMGELHIEIIHDRIRREYGIETHLGPLQVAYRETVLQEVSTADTLDRTMGDRRHVASVSLTVRPADMSCDVAFTKELKEQIQPEMREAVENGVQSSYLQGPLLGYPVQGVSTLIHGISVEPGTSPAMVSACVSRCMLKALRLAGGQVLEPVMSLEVTVGEEHLGSVLGDLAQRRGTVRDIQSRHDNKVLLATVPLAEMMGYSTVLRTVTSGNATFSMELDAYQAMNPQAQSALLRRMSGGM; encoded by the exons ATGCCTGTCGGAGCCTTTCAGGCGCTCAACGGGATCGCATGG TGTCGCCCGCAGGGAAAATGTTTATTAAGAGCCGGATCACAGCGCTGCAGATGTGGTCTGAGCTGGACTCTAAGAAGATATCATCACGGTGCTCTACCAg ATGACATCAAATCACTGCGGGCTGTGCTCAACCCTGACATTTCCAA GATCCGAAACATCGGCATCATGGCTCACATCGACGCAGGAAAAACAACCACAACAGAGAGGATGTTGTATTATTCCGGCTATACGAGGGCATTAGGAG ATGTGGATGACGGGGACACAGTCACAGATTTCATGGCTCAAGAGAGGGAGCGCGGCATCACCATACAGTCGGCAGCTGTCACGTTCGACTGGAAAACCCATCGCATCAACCTGATAGACACGCCAG GACACGTTGACTTCACCCTGGAGGTGGAGCGGGCGCTTCGTGTTCTCGACGGGGCCGTCGCCGTGTTTGACGCGTCTGCTGGCGTCGAG GCCCAGACTCTGACCGTGTGGAGGCAGGCGGAGAAGCACCACATCCCCTGCGTTTGTTTCCTGAACAAGATGGACAAACCTGCTGCGGA CCTGAGTTTCTCAATTGAGAGCATACGACTGAAACTGAAAGCCAATCCAGTCCTCCTGCAG ATACCCATTGGTAGCGGTAAGAACTTCACGGGTGTGGTTGACTTgttaaccaatcagaagctCACATGGGAGCTGACGTCGACACGAGACGACGGACGAACATTTGAAGTCAGATCTCTCGGCCAGTGTGAAGACCGAGAACTCCTGCAAGCCGCCAGCGAGGCCAGGACAGCGCTTATCGAGCAG GTGGCTGATCTGGACGACCAGTTTGCTGAGCTGGTGCTGACAGATTTTAGTGACAATTTTGATGCTGTTCCCGCAGACAAA CTACAGGAAGCTGTGCGCCGAGTGACCCtggccaggaaaggagtcccGGTGCTCTGCGGGAGCTCTCTGAAAAACAAAGGCGTTCAGCCTCTCTTAGATGCCATCACCGCTTACCTGCCCGCTCCCAACGAACGGCACCATGACCTGGT GCGGTGGTACAAGGACGACTTGTGTGCCTTGGCCTTTAAGGTTCTCCATGACAAGCAGCGCGGCCCCCTGGTCTTCCTCAGGATCTACTCTGGAACACTGAAACCCCAGACAGCCGTCCACAACATTAACCGGAACAGCAC ggagAGGATGAGCAGGCTGCTGGTGCCGTTCGCTGATCAGCACGTGGAAATCCCCTCAATGAGCGCGGGGAACATCGCCCTGACTGTGGGACTGAAGCAG ACGGTCACAGGAGACACCATCGTTTCCTCCAGAGCGtcagcagccgctgctgctcgCCGAGCCCAGAACgacagcgggacggggaagaagcgcGGAGAACACGCCGACATCGTCCTCTCTGGAGTAGAAGTCCCCGATCCCGTCTTCTTCTGCACCGTAGAACCCCCGACCATGGCCAAACAGGCAG ATCTGGAGAATGCCCTGAAATGCCTGCAGAGAGAAGACCCCAGCCTGAAAGTCAGAGCTGACCCGGATTCTGGTCAG ACCATCCTGTGTGGGATGGGGGAGCTGCACATCGAGATCATCCACGATCGAATCAGACGAGAGTACGGCATCGAGACTCACCTTGGACCGCTGCAGGTGGCCTACAGAGAAACCGTTCTCCAGGAGGTCTCGACTGCAG ACACACTGGACCGAACCATGGGGGACAGAAGGCACGTCGCGTCAGTGAGTCTGACCGTCAGACCAGCGGACATGTCGTGTGACGTCGCGTTTACAAAAGAATTAAAAGAGCAGATCCAGCCGGAGATGAGAGAGGCCGTGGAGAATGGAGTACAGAGCTCATATCTGCAAG GCCCGCTGCTGGGTTACCCCGTGCAGGGCGTGTCCACTCTGATCCACGGCATTTCCGTGGAACCGGGGACGTCGCCGGCCATGGTGTCCGCCTGCGTGTCCCGCTGCATGCTGAAG GCCCTGAGGCTGGCGGGGGGACAGGTCCTGGAGCCGGTCATGTCCCTGGAGGTGACCGTCGGCGAGGAGCACCTCGGCTCCGTGCTGGGGGACCTGGCCCAAAGACGGGGGACCGTCAGGGACATCCAGAGTCGTCATGACAACAAGGTGCTGCTGGCAACCGTGCCCCTGGCTGAAATGATG GGCTACTCCACGGTGCTGCGAACTGTGACCTCTGGGAACGCCACTTTTTCAATGGAGCTGGACGCCTACCAAGCCATGAACCCCCAGGCCCAGAGTGCACTTCTCAGGAGAATGTCCGGTGGGATGTGA
- the LOC118563951 gene encoding ribosome-releasing factor 2, mitochondrial-like isoform X3, translating into MWFQVQILFRSVGVVTTGRRMVIFNEDLVLLEAQARFLLPERIQGSDPAIWFSCFYSAALFTFKVQQIVTPEIPIGSGKNFTGVVDLLTNQKLTWELTSTRDDGRTFEVRSLGQCEDRELLQAASEARTALIEQVADLDDQFAELVLTDFSDNFDAVPADKLQEAVRRVTLARKGVPVLCGSSLKNKGVQPLLDAITAYLPAPNERHHDLVRWYKDDLCALAFKVLHDKQRGPLVFLRIYSGTLKPQTAVHNINRNSTERMSRLLVPFADQHVEIPSMSAGNIALTVGLKQTVTGDTIVSSRASAAAAARRAQNDSGTGKKRGEHADIVLSGVEVPDPVFFCTVEPPTMAKQADLENALKCLQREDPSLKVRADPDSGQTILCGMGELHIEIIHDRIRREYGIETHLGPLQVAYRETVLQEVSTADTLDRTMGDRRHVASVSLTVRPADMSCDVAFTKELKEQIQPEMREAVENGVQSSYLQGPLLGYPVQGVSTLIHGISVEPGTSPAMVSACVSRCMLKALRLAGGQVLEPVMSLEVTVGEEHLGSVLGDLAQRRGTVRDIQSRHDNKVLLATVPLAEMMGYSTVLRTVTSGNATFSMELDAYQAMNPQAQSALLRRMSGGM; encoded by the exons ATGTGGTTCCAGGTTCAGATCCTTTTTCGTTCAGTTGGTGTTGTGACCACGGGGAGAAGAATGGTGATCTTCAATGAAGATTTAGTTCTGCTCGAGGCGCAGGCTCGCTTTCTCCTTCCAGAGAGAATCCAGGGATCCGATCCAGCAATCTGGttcagctgtttttattctgctgctTTATTCACTTTCAAAGTGCAGCAGATTGTGACACCGGAA ATACCCATTGGTAGCGGTAAGAACTTCACGGGTGTGGTTGACTTgttaaccaatcagaagctCACATGGGAGCTGACGTCGACACGAGACGACGGACGAACATTTGAAGTCAGATCTCTCGGCCAGTGTGAAGACCGAGAACTCCTGCAAGCCGCCAGCGAGGCCAGGACAGCGCTTATCGAGCAG GTGGCTGATCTGGACGACCAGTTTGCTGAGCTGGTGCTGACAGATTTTAGTGACAATTTTGATGCTGTTCCCGCAGACAAA CTACAGGAAGCTGTGCGCCGAGTGACCCtggccaggaaaggagtcccGGTGCTCTGCGGGAGCTCTCTGAAAAACAAAGGCGTTCAGCCTCTCTTAGATGCCATCACCGCTTACCTGCCCGCTCCCAACGAACGGCACCATGACCTGGT GCGGTGGTACAAGGACGACTTGTGTGCCTTGGCCTTTAAGGTTCTCCATGACAAGCAGCGCGGCCCCCTGGTCTTCCTCAGGATCTACTCTGGAACACTGAAACCCCAGACAGCCGTCCACAACATTAACCGGAACAGCAC ggagAGGATGAGCAGGCTGCTGGTGCCGTTCGCTGATCAGCACGTGGAAATCCCCTCAATGAGCGCGGGGAACATCGCCCTGACTGTGGGACTGAAGCAG ACGGTCACAGGAGACACCATCGTTTCCTCCAGAGCGtcagcagccgctgctgctcgCCGAGCCCAGAACgacagcgggacggggaagaagcgcGGAGAACACGCCGACATCGTCCTCTCTGGAGTAGAAGTCCCCGATCCCGTCTTCTTCTGCACCGTAGAACCCCCGACCATGGCCAAACAGGCAG ATCTGGAGAATGCCCTGAAATGCCTGCAGAGAGAAGACCCCAGCCTGAAAGTCAGAGCTGACCCGGATTCTGGTCAG ACCATCCTGTGTGGGATGGGGGAGCTGCACATCGAGATCATCCACGATCGAATCAGACGAGAGTACGGCATCGAGACTCACCTTGGACCGCTGCAGGTGGCCTACAGAGAAACCGTTCTCCAGGAGGTCTCGACTGCAG ACACACTGGACCGAACCATGGGGGACAGAAGGCACGTCGCGTCAGTGAGTCTGACCGTCAGACCAGCGGACATGTCGTGTGACGTCGCGTTTACAAAAGAATTAAAAGAGCAGATCCAGCCGGAGATGAGAGAGGCCGTGGAGAATGGAGTACAGAGCTCATATCTGCAAG GCCCGCTGCTGGGTTACCCCGTGCAGGGCGTGTCCACTCTGATCCACGGCATTTCCGTGGAACCGGGGACGTCGCCGGCCATGGTGTCCGCCTGCGTGTCCCGCTGCATGCTGAAG GCCCTGAGGCTGGCGGGGGGACAGGTCCTGGAGCCGGTCATGTCCCTGGAGGTGACCGTCGGCGAGGAGCACCTCGGCTCCGTGCTGGGGGACCTGGCCCAAAGACGGGGGACCGTCAGGGACATCCAGAGTCGTCATGACAACAAGGTGCTGCTGGCAACCGTGCCCCTGGCTGAAATGATG GGCTACTCCACGGTGCTGCGAACTGTGACCTCTGGGAACGCCACTTTTTCAATGGAGCTGGACGCCTACCAAGCCATGAACCCCCAGGCCCAGAGTGCACTTCTCAGGAGAATGTCCGGTGGGATGTGA